A part of Acropora palmata chromosome 6, jaAcrPala1.3, whole genome shotgun sequence genomic DNA contains:
- the LOC141884639 gene encoding neuroglobin-like yields MINIVSEFCFIIAMGCTSSFPRSLKPQIGEQQNVSELLLTPHQKELIRSSWKLIQIKRTEVGVKVFLTLFKSNPALQSVFPEFRDLSLTELELKQELRGHSERVMRTVENSVNSMDDPDSLNEYLIELGRRHVMRSVKPSVNDLHLINRALLDTFQDTIPSSWRPEDAAAWEILLNFFTKKLKEGIRTGSKKTQVH; encoded by the exons ATGATAAACATCGTTTCTGAATTTTGCTTTATTATCGCTATGGGGTGTACTTCGTCATTCCCTCGATCGCTGAAGCCACAAATTGGGGaacaacaaaatgtttctgaACTTTTGCTGACGCCTCATCAAAAAGAGCTGATCCGTAGCTCATGGAAATTGATTCAGATAAAACGAACTGAAGTTGGAGTCAAGGTGTTTTTAAC ACTATTTAAAAGCAATCCAGCATTACAGAGCGTTTTCCCAGAGTTTCGGGACCTTTCTCTGACTGAGTTGGAACTAAAACAGGAACTTCGTGGACATTCGGAGAGAGTAATGCGAACTGTAGAGAACTCAGTGAATTCGATGGACGATCCTGATTCTTTAAATGAATATCTGATAGAATTGGGACGGAGACACGTGATGCGTTCAGTCAAACCATCTGTTAATGAT CTGCATTTAATCAACAGAGCTTTACTTGACACTTTTCAAGATACCATCCCTTCCTCTTGGCGACCTGAAGACGCCGCGGCCTGGGAAATATTGCTAAATTTCTTCAcaaaaaaactcaaagaaGGAATACGGACTGgatcaaagaaaacacaagtgCACTAA